In the Naumovozyma dairenensis CBS 421 chromosome 4, complete genome genome, one interval contains:
- the YDJ1 gene encoding type I HSP40 co-chaperone YDJ1 (similar to Saccharomyces cerevisiae YDJ1 (YNL064C); ancestral locus Anc_2.243): MVKDTKFYDILGVSPSASSSEIKKAYRKFALKYHPDKNPSEEAAEKFKEASAAYEVLSDDEKREMYDQFGPEGMNGGPGGPGGFGGFGGFGDDIFSQFFGGAGAGAGRPRGPQRGRDIKHELSATLEELYKGRTAKLALNKQILCKTCEGRGGKKGAVKKCSSCNGQGVKFVTRQMGPMLQRFQAECEVCHGTGDIIDPKDRCKTCNAKKVTNERKILEVHIEPGMKDGQKVVFKGEADQAPDIIPGDVIFVVSQKPHEHFQRAGDDLVYEAEIDLLTAIAGGEFAIKHVSGEWLKVAIVPGEVISPGARKIISDKGMPIPKYGGYGNLIVKFNIKFPPNHFTDEESLKKLEEILPPRTKTNIPEGAVIDECVLSPFDPSKYKPSGARGGQSYDSDEEEERGGEGVQCASQ, translated from the coding sequence ATGGTTAAAGATACTAAGTTTTACGATATATTGGGTGTTTCACCAAgtgcttcttcttcagaaaTCAAGAAGGCTTACAGAAAATTTGCCTTGAAATATCATCCAGATAAGAACCCAAGTGAGGAAGCTGcagaaaaatttaaagaagcATCTGCTGCCTATGAAGTCTTGTCCGATGATGAGAAAAGAGAAATGTACGATCAATTTGGTCCTGAAGGTATGAATGGTGGTCCAGGTGGTCCAGGAGGCTTTGGTGGATTCGGCGGATTTGGTGATGATATCTTCTCCCAATTCTTCGGTGGTGCTGGTGCTGGTGCCGGAAGACCAAGAGGTCCACAAAGAGGTAGAGATATTAAACATGAACTTTCAGCTACATTGGAAGAACTTTATAAAGGTAGAACAGCCAAGTTAGCTctaaacaaacaaatccTTTGTAAGACATGTGAAGGTAGAGGTGGTAAGAAAGGTGCAGTTAAGAAATGTTCTAGTTGTAATGGTCAAGGTGTGAAATTCGTAACAAGACAAATGGGTCCAATGCTACAAAGATTCCAAGCTGAATGTGAAGTTTGTCACGGTACTGGTGATATCATTGATCCAAAGGATCGTTGTAAAACATGTAATGCTAAGAAAGTTACCAATGAAAGAAAGATCTTGGAAGTCCACATTGAACCAGGTATGAAAGATGGTCAAAAGGTTGTCTTTAAAGGTGAAGCAGATCAAGCTCCAGATATTATTCCAGGTGATGTCATCTTTGTCGTTTCTCAAAAGCCACATGAACATTTCCAAAGAGCAGGTGACGATTTAGTCTATGAAGCTGAAATCGATTTATTGACTGCCATCGCTGGTGGTGAATTTGCTATCAAACATGTTTCCGGTGAATGGTTGAAGGTCGCCATTGTACCAGGTGAAGTTATATCTCCAGGTGCTCGTAAAATCATTAGTGATAAAGGTATGCCAATTCCTAAATACGGTGGTTATGGTAATTTGATAGTCAAATTTAACATTAAATTCCCACCAAACCACTTTACTGACGAAGAATCATTGAAGAAGttagaagaaatattacCACCAAGAACAAAAACTAATATTCCAGAAGGTGCCGTGATAGACGAATGTGTTTTATCTCCTTTCGATCCAAGCAAATATAAACCAAGTGGTGCAAGAGGGGGTCAAAGTTATGActcagatgaagaagaagaacgtGGTGGTGAAGGTGTTCAATGTGCTTCTCAATGA
- the AQR1 gene encoding Aqr1p (similar to Saccharomyces cerevisiae AQR1 (YNL065W) and QDR1 (YIL120W); ancestral locus Anc_2.242), with product MSNESIIYTDEEDESFQEETRTYEGDIKAKKDNIEIPATKDGLYHLHGTLSRTTTREINEGEDDEEDGEDSSLDTVPDEEKLEQTSESTAPYTLLSYKQKWGMVFLLVMCGFWSSLGSPIYYPALRQLEKEFNMDENKVNVTVVVYLLFQGIAPTVSGGLADVFGRRPIILGGMVIYVVASIGLACAPSYGVICFLRCIQSIGISPTIAISSGVVGDFTLKHERGTFVGATSGLVLLGQCFGSLIGAVLTARWDWRAIFWFLAIGSGVALIVAAFTLPETKRTIVGNLSIKPKNILNRAPVFLLKPVQKRFKYDNPDYETLDKTIPRLDLASAFKICALPEILLSLFPAGLQFALWTLMLSSISSTLSAPPYNYRLTIIGVCYLPGGVGGLLGSMLTGRFLDYIYKKALRDFEKKKQNGTIPENEEFNTIKVRLNAIIPQNFIAVISFLLFGWSADKGWKIPAMLITSCVSSFCAMSTLSSSTTLLVDLYPKKASTASSCFNFIRCSLSSIFMGCFAKMKFAMTVGGTFTFMVGLILVGNFLMLIPMKYGMEWRREREAKEQALLEQKLNESMDGNDDDNSQSKDKKKYLLF from the coding sequence ATGTCAAACGAAAGTATAATATACACCGATGAGGAGGATGAATCAtttcaagaagaaacaagaacATATGAAGGGGACATTAAAGCgaaaaaagataatataGAAATACCCGCCACTAAAGACGGACTTTATCACTTACACGGCACACTTTCGAGGACAACTACAAGAGAAATCAATGAAGGAGAAGATGACGAGGAGGATGGGGAAGATTCATCACTTGATACAGTTCcggatgaagaaaaattagaacAAACCTCAGAATCTACAGCTCCTtatacattattatcatataaaCAGAAATGGGGAATGGTTTTCCTATTAGTCATGTGTGGTTTTTGGTCATCATTAGGTTCTCCGATTTATTATCCTGCATTACGTCAATTAGAAAAGGAATTCAATATGGATGAAAACAAAGTAAATGTCACAGTTGTTGtgtatttattatttcaagGGATTGCACCAACGGTTAGTGGTGGGTTAGCAGATGTCTTTGGCCGTCGTCCCATTATCTTAGGTGGTATGGTAATTTATGTTGTCGCATCTATTGGTTTGGCGTGTGCTCCTTCTTACGGTGTTATTTGCTTCCTAAGATGTATTCAAAGTATAGGTATATCTCCTACCATTGCTATTAGTTCAGGTGTTGTTGGTGATTTCACATTGAAACACGAAAGAGGTACATTTGTTGGCGCTACTTCTGGATTAGTCTTATTAGGTCAATGTTTTGGTAGTTTGATAGGTGCAGTTTTAACAGCTCGTTGGGATTGGAGAGCAATTTTTTGGTTCTTAGCCATTGGTTCTGGTGTAGCTCTTATCGTTGCAGCTTTTACATTACCTGAAACTAAGAGAACTATAGTtggtaatttatcaataaaaccaaaaaatattctcaaTAGAGCCCCAGTTTTCTTATTAAAACCAGTTCagaaaagatttaaatatGATAATCCTGATTATGAAACATTAGATAAAACAATACCAAGATTAGATTTAGCATCTGCATTCAAGATTTGTGCTTTACCGGAAAttcttttatctttattccCAGCAGGATTACAATTTGCACTTTGGACATTAATGCTTTCCTCCATCTCTTCCACTCTAAGTGCTCCACCATATAATTATAGATTAACTATCATTGGTGTTTGTTATTTACCAGGTGGTGTTGGTGGATTATTAGGTTCTATGTTAACGGGTAGATTTCTagattatatttataagaAGGCGTTAAGAGATTTtgagaaaaagaaacaaaatggTACCATTccagaaaatgaagaatttaataCTATTAAAGTTCGTCTAAATGCCATTATACCACAAAATTTCATTGCAgtcatttcatttttattatttggttgGAGTGCTGATAAAGGGTGGAAAATACCTGCAATGTTAATTACATCCTGTGTGAGTTCCTTTTGTGCCATGAGTACATTATCTTCTTCCACTACGTTATTAGTGGATTTATACCCTAAAAAGGCATCTACAGCTAGTAgttgtttcaatttcattagatGTAGTTTAAGTTCTATCTTTATGGGTTGTTTTGCCAAGATGAAGTTTGCAATGACAGTTGGAGGAACATTCACATTCATGGTAGGATTGATTCTAGTTGGTAATTTTCTAATGCTGATCCCAATGAAATATGGTATGGAATGGAGACGAGAGAGAGAAGCTAAAGAACAAGCATTGTTGGAACAGAAGTTAAACGAAAGTATGGACGGCAACGATGACGATAACTCACAATCTAAAGATAAGAAGAAGTATC